A single genomic interval of Flavihumibacter rivuli harbors:
- a CDS encoding LytR/AlgR family response regulator transcription factor, which produces MIIEDEIIAAQHLESMLKELNPGIRVLAVLDSIEASIQYLSEQPAPQLIFLDIELGDGQSFEIFKKINVESPIIFTTAYQEYALRAFKLNSLDYLLKPVDSGELSAALEKYSKLHPGTNQISSSKLFMAIESFERSKKRFLTKNGSRLSSVSADMIAYFFTRDRLQYIKTFSNETLLIDKRLDEIEAELDCTSFFRANRQFILNYNSIEKISTWPSGKLKVKVQPESYEEIIVSRLRAAAFKKWLGE; this is translated from the coding sequence TTGATCATTGAAGACGAAATCATCGCGGCCCAGCATCTGGAAAGCATGTTGAAGGAACTGAACCCTGGTATCCGTGTACTAGCCGTATTGGATAGTATAGAAGCCAGTATCCAGTATCTCAGTGAGCAGCCAGCTCCCCAGCTCATTTTCCTGGATATTGAACTAGGCGATGGACAGAGCTTTGAAATATTTAAAAAGATCAATGTAGAGAGTCCAATTATTTTTACAACCGCCTACCAGGAGTATGCGCTCAGGGCCTTCAAACTCAATAGTTTGGATTATCTCCTCAAACCGGTGGATAGCGGAGAACTCAGTGCAGCACTTGAAAAGTACAGCAAGCTTCATCCGGGGACGAACCAAATCAGTTCATCCAAGTTATTTATGGCTATAGAAAGTTTTGAGCGAAGCAAGAAAAGGTTTTTGACGAAAAATGGCTCGCGCCTAAGTTCGGTATCTGCCGATATGATTGCCTATTTCTTTACCAGAGATCGCCTGCAATACATCAAGACCTTCAGCAATGAAACCCTCCTGATTGACAAAAGGCTTGACGAAATTGAAGCAGAACTCGATTGTACTAGCTTTTTCAGGGCTAACCGACAGTTTATCCTGAATTATAACAGTATTGAAAAAATAAGTACCTGGCCAAGCGGAAAACTTAAAGTAAAAGTTCAACCTGAATCCTATGAAGAAATCATAGTAAGCAGGTTACGCGCTGCTGCATTTAAGAAATGGCTTGGCGAATGA
- a CDS encoding tetratricopeptide repeat protein, translated as MKLYNFVIRYRLLLGIAFLAIAIVTNIYGGFWPAFLPYLIGAVLIFGHFFFGPMRLIQEYMEAGDMDGAEKILNSIKYPNLLYKPIRSVFYTLKGNIAMMKQDFDGAEKMMKKGLDLGMPMKEAEGASLLQMGMLAMQRSDIKGAEKYIRAALSKGLPDKENEAAAYLQLCSIMMTKREFRAAKDMFRKAKALKPTTPQIVDQIKQVEKYIARIPG; from the coding sequence ATGAAGTTGTACAATTTTGTTATCCGTTACAGACTGTTACTGGGCATCGCCTTTCTGGCCATTGCCATTGTCACCAATATATATGGCGGTTTCTGGCCTGCCTTCCTGCCCTACCTGATCGGCGCCGTACTGATCTTCGGGCATTTCTTCTTCGGTCCCATGCGACTGATCCAGGAGTATATGGAAGCCGGTGATATGGACGGTGCGGAAAAGATCCTGAACTCCATCAAATACCCCAACCTGCTCTATAAACCCATCCGTTCGGTATTCTATACCCTGAAAGGGAATATTGCCATGATGAAGCAGGATTTCGATGGTGCCGAGAAGATGATGAAGAAGGGCCTCGACCTGGGTATGCCCATGAAGGAAGCCGAAGGCGCGAGCCTGCTGCAAATGGGCATGCTGGCCATGCAGCGCAGCGATATCAAAGGCGCGGAAAAGTATATCCGTGCGGCCCTGAGCAAGGGTCTGCCTGATAAGGAGAATGAGGCGGCTGCTTACCTGCAGCTCTGCAGCATCATGATGACCAAGCGCGAATTCCGTGCCGCCAAGGATATGTTCCGCAAGGCCAAGGCACTGAAACCCACCACCCCGCAGATCGTAGACCAGATCAAGCAGGTGGAGAAGTATATTGCCCGTATCCCGGGTTAA
- a CDS encoding sensor histidine kinase: MTLYESLFFVEKWHIALMEAKELKKLNLQMQVDSLKVQIQPHFLFNSLNTLVGLIEMDQSRAVRFTEGLAHVYRYLLDATNQTVIGLADELRFTKNYFFLLKNRYPHGLYLDIELEEESLDQYQVLPLSLQLLIENAVKHNVITRARPLYIKVTINKEDQCIIVRNNLQRKNNPAPTGMGLAHLGKKLILLNAGKLKIEEKEGIFSVIIPLMKSSKYECIDH, from the coding sequence GTGACACTGTATGAAAGCCTATTTTTTGTAGAGAAATGGCATATCGCGCTGATGGAAGCAAAGGAACTGAAGAAACTCAATTTACAGATGCAGGTGGATTCACTGAAAGTGCAGATCCAGCCTCACTTTCTATTCAATTCCCTGAATACCCTGGTCGGACTGATCGAAATGGATCAATCCAGGGCGGTCCGCTTCACCGAGGGACTTGCTCATGTATATCGATATTTACTTGATGCCACCAACCAAACCGTGATTGGCCTGGCAGATGAGCTCAGGTTTACAAAGAACTATTTTTTCTTATTGAAAAACAGGTACCCCCATGGGCTCTACCTGGACATCGAACTTGAAGAAGAATCGCTCGACCAGTACCAGGTGCTCCCCCTCAGCCTCCAATTATTAATCGAAAACGCGGTAAAGCATAATGTCATTACCAGAGCAAGGCCGCTGTATATAAAAGTAACCATAAATAAGGAAGATCAATGCATTATCGTACGCAACAACCTTCAAAGAAAAAATAATCCTGCACCTACGGGTATGGGGCTGGCGCATTTAGGAAAGAAACTCATCCTGCTCAACGCCGGCAAACTAAAGATTGAAGAAAAAGAAGGGATCTTCTCAGTGATTATCCCGCTGATGAAATCAAGCAAGTATGAGTGTATTGATCATTGA
- a CDS encoding GxxExxY protein has protein sequence MNQSEHKEWLAKQVVDIAYRIHVDLGPGLLESVYEKCFCHELTKRNINHYTQVKVPVVYDGLRFEEALRLDLLIDDCIIVELKAQDNFHPVWEAQLLSYLKLTGIDLGFLINFNVPMIRNGIKRRVI, from the coding sequence ATGAATCAGAGTGAGCACAAAGAGTGGTTGGCAAAACAGGTAGTTGACATTGCTTATAGGATCCATGTTGACCTGGGTCCCGGGTTATTGGAAAGTGTGTATGAAAAATGCTTCTGCCACGAACTGACAAAAAGAAATATTAATCATTATACACAGGTAAAAGTTCCGGTAGTATATGATGGTTTACGATTCGAAGAAGCATTAAGGCTGGATCTTTTGATTGACGATTGCATCATAGTAGAATTAAAAGCACAGGACAATTTTCATCCTGTATGGGAAGCACAATTATTGAGTTACTTAAAATTAACAGGAATTGACCTTGGCTTCCTGATCAATTTCAATGTACCCATGATCAGGAACGGTATCAAGAGAAGAGTAATCTAA
- a CDS encoding homocysteine S-methyltransferase family protein yields the protein MKDIRSELNKRILVIDGAMGTMIQRHRLTEADYRGERFKDWPVDVKGNSDLLNITQPAIIEGIHREYLEAGADIIETNTFSSQRVSMADYQMEDLSYEMNVAAAQIARRAADDYTAKTPDKPRFVAGAIGPMNKTLSLSPDVNNPGYRGLLFDEAAAAYYEQVKALVEGGVDLLLIETIFDTLNAKAAIYAIKQYFQDAGKPELPIMISGTITDASGRTLSGQTLEAFYVSVMHARPLSIGLNCALGAAQMRSHIEELSQIAACYTSAYPNAGLPNAMGEYDEQPHETAHFIEEWAQEGFVNIVGGCCGTTPDHIRHIAEHVRNFQPRPLPEVENTLIG from the coding sequence ATGAAAGATATCCGTTCTGAATTGAACAAGAGAATACTGGTGATTGACGGGGCCATGGGTACCATGATCCAACGCCATCGCCTGACCGAAGCCGATTACCGCGGGGAACGTTTCAAGGACTGGCCGGTGGATGTAAAAGGTAATTCTGACCTGTTGAACATAACCCAGCCTGCCATCATTGAAGGCATCCATCGCGAATACCTTGAAGCCGGTGCCGATATCATTGAGACCAATACCTTCAGTTCGCAACGCGTGAGCATGGCCGATTACCAGATGGAGGACCTGAGCTATGAAATGAATGTGGCCGCTGCACAAATCGCGAGAAGGGCTGCAGACGATTACACTGCAAAGACGCCGGATAAGCCCCGATTTGTTGCCGGCGCCATCGGTCCCATGAACAAGACCTTGAGCCTTTCCCCCGATGTGAACAATCCCGGTTATCGCGGCCTTCTTTTTGATGAAGCGGCTGCAGCCTATTACGAGCAGGTGAAAGCATTGGTGGAAGGCGGCGTTGACCTCCTGCTCATCGAGACCATCTTCGATACCCTGAATGCAAAAGCGGCGATCTATGCCATCAAGCAGTATTTCCAGGATGCTGGCAAACCGGAACTGCCCATCATGATCAGTGGCACTATCACGGATGCATCAGGCAGGACACTGAGCGGGCAGACACTGGAGGCCTTCTATGTTTCGGTTATGCATGCCCGTCCGTTGAGCATTGGCCTGAACTGTGCCCTGGGCGCTGCGCAGATGAGGAGCCATATTGAGGAGCTGAGTCAGATAGCGGCTTGCTATACATCGGCCTACCCGAATGCCGGCCTGCCGAACGCCATGGGAGAATACGATGAGCAGCCACATGAAACGGCGCATTTCATTGAAGAGTGGGCGCAGGAAGGGTTTGTGAATATTGTGGGTGGTTGCTGCGGTACAACGCCTGATCATATCAGGCATATAGCGGAGCATGTGAGGAACTTCCAACCCCGACCCTTACCCGAGGTTGAAAACACCCTAATTGGGTGA
- a CDS encoding VOC family protein has protein sequence MRLLSICFALVLFFLSPLSGQAQQKAGAGIRINHIALYVKDLKASADFYTGVLGLDTIPEPFHDGKHVWLAIGDYAHLHLIAGRSQEPVPGKNSHLCFSSSRLDAMIKTLEARKIHYEDWPGKANTVTRRVDGIRQIYIRDPDGYWVEVNDDFNQ, from the coding sequence ATGAGATTATTAAGCATATGTTTCGCACTGGTACTATTCTTTCTTTCACCCCTCTCTGGCCAGGCCCAGCAAAAGGCCGGGGCCGGCATCCGCATCAACCATATTGCCCTGTATGTGAAAGACCTCAAGGCCAGTGCCGATTTCTATACCGGCGTCCTGGGGCTCGATACCATTCCGGAACCCTTCCATGATGGCAAGCATGTATGGCTGGCCATCGGAGATTATGCCCACCTCCACCTGATCGCAGGGCGCAGCCAGGAGCCTGTTCCCGGCAAGAACAGCCACCTCTGCTTTTCTTCATCCAGGCTGGACGCCATGATCAAGACCCTGGAAGCCAGGAAAATCCATTACGAGGACTGGCCGGGCAAGGCCAATACTGTTACCCGGCGCGTGGATGGCATCCGGCAGATCTATATCCGGGACCCCGATGGCTATTGGGTAGAAGTGAATGATGATTTTAACCAGTGA
- a CDS encoding SRPBCC family protein: protein MAVHSLKTVQKIPVTLEKAWDFFSSPANLAAITPSHMGFNIISKHHGPRMYQGQIIEYKVSPVLGIPMYWMTEITHVEEGKFFVDEQRFGPYSLWHHQHHFREIDGGVEMTDIVHYKIPLGFLGDLANSLFVRRQLDGIFDYRFKKVEELFGKMG, encoded by the coding sequence ATGGCAGTTCATTCACTCAAGACCGTACAAAAGATCCCTGTTACCCTGGAGAAAGCCTGGGATTTCTTTTCCAGCCCGGCCAACCTGGCGGCGATCACCCCTTCGCATATGGGGTTCAATATCATTTCGAAGCATCATGGTCCCCGTATGTACCAGGGACAGATCATTGAATACAAGGTGAGCCCGGTATTGGGTATCCCTATGTATTGGATGACGGAGATCACGCATGTGGAGGAAGGGAAGTTCTTCGTGGATGAACAGCGTTTCGGGCCTTATTCCCTCTGGCACCACCAGCATCATTTCCGGGAGATCGATGGCGGGGTGGAGATGACGGATATTGTGCATTACAAGATCCCGCTGGGCTTCCTGGGCGACCTGGCCAATAGCCTCTTCGTGCGCCGCCAGCTGGATGGGATATTTGATTACCGGTTTAAAAAAGTGGAAGAGCTCTTCGGGAAGATGGGGTAG
- a CDS encoding Ig-like domain-containing domain, translating into MMRPKAPVLSYFLVVSVLFLLLTNILSGCANIIPPTGGPRDSIPPKIVAINPLDSTLNFSGNRLTIEFDEYIALDKVQENLLVSPTPKVMPIVESRLKTLTVKIKDTLQPNTTYVIDFGEAIRDINENNALKGFRYIFSTGSTIDSMKLAGNVMLAETGKVDSTLIVMLYQDLTDSAVVKEKPRYYTRVDNKGNFLFQNLAPGTYAIYALKDESASRRYLSPSQLFAFANQPVVIDGKSPPLSMLAYLEPEKEKEKKKAKPAPKQPAKDKEQEQDKRLKYTTTLMAGGQQDILQPLGISFAAPLKEFDSTKLHFTDDQGKVITNYRLERDSTNTNFTLRYDWPIDQAFKLVLEKGLATDSTGKSILRSDTLAFRTMKESDYGSVRFRFANVDTSRNPVLQMVQNDKVVYSYAIRGKELFIKRFKPAEFELRILFDDNQNGKWDPGDFFGTKRQPERVKAIPKKLTIKGNWDNEIDISL; encoded by the coding sequence ATGATGAGGCCCAAAGCCCCGGTTCTTTCCTACTTTCTTGTTGTTTCGGTACTTTTCCTATTGCTGACCAATATCCTAAGTGGCTGCGCCAATATCATCCCTCCTACCGGGGGACCAAGGGATTCCATTCCCCCAAAGATCGTGGCCATCAACCCGCTCGACAGCACCCTCAACTTCAGTGGCAACCGCCTCACCATCGAATTTGACGAATACATTGCCCTCGACAAGGTCCAGGAAAACCTGCTGGTCTCCCCCACCCCCAAAGTGATGCCCATCGTGGAGTCCAGGCTCAAGACCCTGACCGTGAAGATCAAGGACACCCTGCAACCCAATACCACCTATGTGATCGATTTCGGCGAGGCCATCCGCGATATCAATGAAAACAATGCCCTCAAGGGGTTCCGATACATTTTCTCTACCGGCTCCACCATCGACTCCATGAAGCTGGCAGGTAATGTGATGCTGGCAGAAACCGGGAAGGTAGACAGCACCCTTATCGTGATGCTCTACCAGGACCTTACCGATTCAGCTGTTGTGAAAGAAAAGCCCCGCTATTACACCAGGGTGGACAACAAAGGCAACTTCCTTTTCCAGAACCTGGCACCCGGCACCTATGCCATCTATGCATTGAAAGACGAAAGTGCCAGTCGCCGCTACCTGAGCCCTTCCCAGCTTTTCGCCTTCGCCAACCAACCGGTGGTGATCGATGGCAAGTCGCCCCCCCTATCCATGCTGGCCTACCTGGAACCGGAAAAAGAAAAGGAGAAGAAGAAGGCCAAGCCTGCCCCCAAACAGCCCGCCAAGGACAAGGAGCAGGAACAGGACAAAAGGCTGAAATACACCACCACCCTGATGGCCGGCGGACAACAGGATATCCTGCAACCCCTGGGCATCAGCTTTGCCGCCCCCCTGAAGGAATTCGATTCCACCAAACTGCATTTCACCGACGACCAGGGGAAAGTGATTACGAATTACCGTCTCGAAAGGGATAGCACCAATACCAACTTTACCCTTCGCTATGACTGGCCCATTGACCAGGCATTCAAACTGGTGCTGGAAAAGGGATTGGCCACCGACAGTACCGGCAAATCGATCCTGAGATCTGATACCCTGGCCTTCCGTACCATGAAAGAATCGGACTATGGCAGTGTACGCTTCCGTTTTGCCAATGTGGATACTTCCCGGAACCCTGTGCTGCAAATGGTACAGAACGACAAAGTAGTCTATAGCTATGCCATCAGGGGAAAGGAATTGTTCATCAAGCGTTTCAAGCCGGCAGAATTTGAACTGCGTATATTGTTCGATGACAACCAGAACGGCAAATGGGACCCGGGAGATTTCTTCGGCACCAAGCGCCAACCAGAAAGGGTGAAAGCGATACCCAAGAAGCTGACGATTAAAGGCAATTGGGATAATGAAATTGATATTAGCCTGTAG
- the recR gene encoding recombination mediator RecR: MQLPSALLEQAVNEFSKLPGIGKKTALRLVLHLLKQEPEKVKAFGEAVIRMRDEVRFCQRCGNISDALICSICNSPMRKQELICVVESIRDVIAIESTQQYNGTYHVLGGIISPLDGVGPDQLNIESLLQRVRAGGVEEVIFALNPTIQGDTTIYFIQKKLQDTSVRFTTIARGIAFGGELEYADEMTLARSLQHRLPVDKLVKG, translated from the coding sequence ATGCAGCTTCCCTCCGCATTATTGGAACAGGCCGTGAATGAGTTTAGCAAGCTACCCGGGATCGGGAAGAAGACCGCCCTCAGGCTGGTATTGCATTTGCTCAAACAGGAACCGGAAAAGGTCAAGGCTTTTGGCGAAGCAGTTATCCGCATGCGCGATGAAGTGCGTTTTTGCCAGCGTTGCGGCAATATCTCCGATGCCCTCATCTGCTCCATCTGCAATAGCCCCATGCGCAAGCAGGAACTGATCTGCGTGGTGGAAAGCATCCGCGATGTCATCGCCATTGAAAGTACCCAGCAATACAATGGCACCTACCATGTATTGGGCGGCATCATCTCCCCCCTCGATGGTGTAGGTCCCGACCAACTCAATATCGAGTCACTGCTGCAAAGGGTCAGGGCCGGCGGCGTGGAAGAAGTGATCTTTGCCCTTAACCCCACCATCCAGGGTGATACCACCATTTATTTCATCCAGAAAAAGCTGCAGGACACTTCGGTACGTTTTACCACCATTGCCCGTGGCATCGCCTTTGGCGGTGAACTGGAATATGCCGATGAAATGACCCTGGCGAGAAGCCTGCAACACCGCCTTCCCGTGGACAAGCTCGTGAAAGGCTAG